In one window of Opitutaceae bacterium DNA:
- a CDS encoding DUF1501 domain-containing protein, translating into MHLHDQHDPHAHLCSDHAGEGPTVWDLPIPLSLKREWLQLETRRHFLGRTGKALAWAGLASILGRSMPQAFANMTSRQSVVPHFAPRAKRAIYLFMAGAPSQIETWDYKPMLSDLFDKDLPESVRGGQVLTGMTASQARLPIAPSPFGFKQYGKSGMWVSDLFPWTAKVADELTVIKSLHTEAINHEPAILQITTGNMFAGKPSLGSWLSYGLGAINDELPSFVVLTSKMPVTKNVQALSNRLWSSGFLSPEHAAVTLRPGGDPVLYLQNPAGIDGEARRTMIDGVNALNRDLFERVGDPEINARIAQYEMAFRMQTSVPELTDVSKVPKSTWDLYGEKAKERGTFAYNCLMARRLAERGVRFTQIFLRSWDTHGEVPSRLTALCEDCDRPTYGLITDLRRRGLLDDTLVIWGGEFGRTVYSQGGLKRDNYGRDHHPRCFSMWMAGAGVKRGFTYGETDDFSYNITKDPVHIRDLHATILHQFGLDHNKLTFKFQGLDQRMTGVLPAEVIYDLLA; encoded by the coding sequence ATGCACCTGCACGATCAACACGACCCCCATGCCCATCTCTGCTCGGACCATGCCGGGGAGGGGCCGACGGTCTGGGATCTTCCCATTCCTCTTTCCCTGAAGCGGGAGTGGCTGCAACTGGAGACGCGGCGCCATTTTCTCGGGCGCACGGGCAAGGCGCTGGCGTGGGCCGGGCTGGCGAGCATCCTCGGCAGGAGCATGCCCCAGGCCTTTGCGAACATGACCTCGCGGCAGAGCGTCGTGCCCCACTTTGCGCCGAGGGCGAAGCGCGCGATTTATCTTTTCATGGCCGGTGCGCCGTCGCAGATCGAAACGTGGGACTACAAGCCGATGCTGTCGGACCTCTTCGACAAGGACCTTCCGGAGTCCGTGCGCGGCGGGCAGGTGCTGACGGGCATGACCGCGAGCCAGGCGCGGCTGCCGATCGCCCCGAGTCCGTTTGGATTCAAGCAATACGGCAAGTCCGGGATGTGGGTGTCCGATCTCTTTCCCTGGACGGCGAAGGTGGCGGATGAGCTGACGGTCATCAAGTCGCTGCACACCGAGGCGATCAATCACGAGCCGGCGATCCTGCAGATCACCACGGGAAACATGTTTGCGGGCAAGCCCTCGCTGGGATCGTGGCTCTCATATGGCCTCGGAGCGATCAATGACGAACTGCCGTCCTTTGTCGTGCTGACATCGAAGATGCCTGTGACGAAGAACGTGCAGGCCCTTTCAAATCGTCTGTGGTCCTCCGGGTTTCTATCGCCCGAGCATGCGGCGGTGACTTTGCGGCCGGGCGGCGACCCCGTGCTTTATCTGCAGAACCCGGCCGGGATCGATGGGGAGGCCAGGCGGACGATGATCGATGGAGTCAATGCGCTCAACCGCGATCTCTTCGAGCGTGTCGGCGACCCCGAGATCAACGCGCGCATTGCCCAGTATGAAATGGCGTTCCGCATGCAGACGTCGGTGCCGGAGCTGACCGACGTCTCGAAGGTGCCGAAGTCGACCTGGGATCTGTACGGAGAGAAGGCGAAGGAGCGCGGCACGTTTGCGTACAACTGCCTCATGGCGCGCCGGCTGGCGGAGCGCGGCGTGCGGTTCACGCAGATATTCCTGCGGAGCTGGGACACCCACGGCGAGGTGCCCAGCCGCCTCACGGCGCTGTGCGAGGACTGCGACCGGCCCACCTACGGGCTCATCACGGACCTCAGGCGGCGCGGGCTGCTTGACGACACGCTGGTCATCTGGGGCGGTGAGTTCGGGCGCACGGTGTATTCGCAGGGCGGGCTCAAGCGCGACAATTACGGCCGCGATCATCACCCGCGCTGTTTCAGCATGTGGATGGCGGGAGCCGGGGTGAAGCGTGGATTCACGTACGGGGAAACCGATGACTTTTCCTACAACATCACGAAGGATCCCGTCCACATCCGCGATCTGCATGCAACGATCCTCCATCAGTTCGGACTTGATCACAACAAGTTGACTTTCAAGTTCCAGGGGCTCGACCAGCGCATGACCGGCGTTTTGCCGGCTGAAGTGATTTACGATTTGCTGGCGTGA
- a CDS encoding ABC transporter ATP-binding protein, producing MSAPAVEVRGLRKRYGAVEAVRGVSFTVLPNEIFGLLGPNGAGKTSTLECLVGLREPDAGEFSISGVDARKDPRAVKERIGVALQSTSLQDKLTSREALTLFGAFYREQEEVQALLSRFGLEEKADMPFDALSGGQRQRLALAMAFVNRPQVLILDEPTVGLDPHARQELHEEILRMKAEGRTILLSTHHLEEAEKLCDRIAIIDRGVVIASGTPGELMAGLDTAQTVALKCDRPVPKAWIEALPGVGEITGSDVEYRFLTASASEAVAGLAEKLVRERVEIVELQVRRSSLEDVFLKLTARGKS from the coding sequence ATGAGTGCGCCGGCAGTGGAGGTGAGGGGGCTGCGCAAACGCTACGGCGCGGTCGAGGCGGTTCGCGGAGTCAGTTTCACGGTTCTACCCAACGAGATCTTCGGACTGCTCGGACCGAACGGCGCGGGAAAAACCTCGACACTGGAGTGCCTGGTCGGACTGCGCGAACCTGACGCCGGGGAATTCTCGATATCGGGAGTCGATGCACGGAAAGATCCCCGGGCCGTGAAGGAAAGGATCGGGGTGGCGCTGCAGAGCACGTCGCTTCAGGACAAGCTGACTTCGCGGGAGGCGCTGACGCTGTTTGGTGCGTTTTACCGTGAGCAGGAGGAGGTGCAGGCCCTGCTTTCGCGCTTCGGACTGGAGGAGAAGGCTGACATGCCCTTCGACGCGCTATCTGGCGGGCAGCGCCAGCGGCTGGCCCTGGCGATGGCGTTTGTGAACCGACCGCAGGTGCTGATCCTTGACGAGCCGACGGTGGGGCTCGATCCGCACGCAAGGCAGGAGCTTCATGAGGAGATCCTGCGCATGAAGGCGGAGGGTCGCACGATACTGCTGAGCACGCATCATCTTGAAGAGGCAGAAAAACTTTGCGACAGGATCGCCATCATCGATCGCGGCGTGGTGATTGCCAGTGGCACACCGGGAGAACTGATGGCGGGTCTGGATACGGCGCAGACAGTTGCCTTGAAGTGTGACCGCCCCGTGCCGAAAGCATGGATCGAGGCGCTTCCGGGGGTTGGCGAGATAACCGGATCGGATGTGGAGTATCGTTTTCTCACGGCGTCAGCGAGTGAGGCAGTGGCCGGACTGGCGGAGAAACTCGTGCGCGAGCGCGTGGAAATTGTCGAACTGCAGGTTCGAAGGTCCTCGCTTGAGGATGTCTTCCTGAAACTCACCGCCCGGGGAAAATCATGA
- a CDS encoding ABC transporter permease — MSGFLQHLNVCIRLHFRNRMALIYGYLFPLVFLLAFWVLYRHEKIPLLHHMGELLTVSVLGGACFGLPTTLVSERERGVWKRYRLAPMSTGLFVASTVLARFVIIATAGLVQLGAALAVGMTAPGHPLALAVVFSCVTLSFIGLGLVLAMMADTVPAVQALGQCIFLPMLIIGGVAVQLVSLPEWAQHLSAFFPGRYAVGAIQQCVTGGGFSAVGFSLIVLTLMGVAGFLTGAKLFRWDTQQRFSRMPGKSWLLVPLAAWMASGALAEWKGVAVLSKDGPDTASDVVRKPEPASTPAPAPVPVPTLAPSPIPMPTPTPSPTPRPTPKPVWASITPEQTAGLDFNVPPDRGVVAPFAASDEQPDDYSAPEIEAVRRNIATWKPGLVPDEIQAIRNYLYIAAVPDAIQMPVERYVPVVVFEFLSETYPKDELIKILTWIALHPDEGTVMSGVSDIGISGTVGDTWVVRERAYLYAIKFIARLTGRTTD; from the coding sequence ATGAGCGGATTCCTTCAACACCTGAACGTGTGCATCCGCCTGCATTTTCGGAATCGCATGGCGCTGATCTACGGCTACCTGTTTCCGCTTGTTTTCCTGCTGGCATTCTGGGTTCTCTATCGGCACGAGAAGATTCCCCTGCTTCATCACATGGGCGAACTGCTGACTGTGAGTGTGCTGGGCGGGGCGTGCTTCGGACTGCCGACCACACTGGTCAGCGAACGTGAGCGTGGGGTCTGGAAGCGGTATCGCCTGGCTCCGATGTCGACGGGGCTTTTTGTGGCAAGCACGGTCCTTGCGCGATTCGTGATCATTGCAACAGCCGGGCTGGTGCAGCTTGGCGCGGCGCTCGCCGTGGGCATGACCGCGCCGGGGCACCCGCTGGCCCTGGCCGTGGTGTTTTCCTGCGTGACGCTCTCGTTCATCGGGCTGGGTCTGGTGCTTGCGATGATGGCCGACACCGTTCCCGCGGTTCAGGCGCTGGGACAGTGCATCTTTCTGCCGATGCTCATCATTGGTGGTGTTGCGGTGCAGCTTGTGAGTCTGCCGGAATGGGCGCAGCACCTCTCCGCATTTTTCCCCGGACGTTATGCGGTGGGAGCGATCCAGCAGTGCGTGACCGGTGGCGGTTTTTCAGCCGTCGGTTTTTCCCTGATCGTCCTCACGCTGATGGGCGTGGCCGGATTTCTAACTGGTGCGAAGCTCTTCCGCTGGGACACCCAGCAGCGCTTTTCGCGGATGCCTGGAAAGTCATGGCTGCTCGTTCCGCTGGCTGCGTGGATGGCTTCGGGTGCGCTTGCGGAATGGAAGGGTGTGGCTGTTCTGTCAAAGGACGGGCCGGACACGGCGTCCGACGTGGTCCGAAAGCCGGAGCCGGCATCAACACCCGCGCCGGCGCCGGTCCCGGTCCCGACGCTCGCGCCGAGCCCGATCCCCATGCCCACACCCACACCTTCGCCCACGCCACGTCCAACTCCGAAGCCAGTGTGGGCCTCGATCACCCCGGAGCAGACAGCCGGGCTCGATTTCAACGTGCCGCCGGACCGCGGAGTTGTCGCGCCATTTGCCGCAAGCGACGAGCAGCCTGATGACTACTCGGCGCCGGAGATTGAGGCGGTGCGACGCAACATCGCGACCTGGAAACCTGGTCTGGTTCCGGACGAGATTCAGGCGATTCGAAACTATCTCTACATTGCCGCGGTTCCCGATGCGATCCAGATGCCCGTTGAGCGTTATGTTCCGGTCGTTGTATTCGAGTTCCTCTCGGAAACGTATCCGAAGGACGAGCTCATCAAGATCCTCACCTGGATAGCGCTGCATCCGGACGAAGGCACGGTCATGTCAGGTGTGAGTGACATTGGAATTTCAGGAACCGTGGGCGACACTTGGGTCGTGCGGGAGCGGGCGTATCTTTACGCGATCAAGTTCATCGCGCGTTTGACCGGGAGAACGACCGACTAG
- a CDS encoding RluA family pseudouridine synthase: protein MRADKALAAAFPEFSRAAIQRTFDAGLVRRGESVLSKDTMLLPEDALAFSFPENRTLELRPVEIPLEILFEDEHILAINKAAGMVVHPGAGTGEDTLVHALLAHCAGSLSGIGGVERPGIVHRLDRETSGVMLVAKTDAAHRALSAQFSERALRKEYLALVQGVPPLLSGGIVKPIGRNPQHRHKMAIRETSEGGRDAHTDWERVEAFGGHAALLRCIIHTGRTHQIRVHLKHLGHVIVGDAVYGWKPDLRHPELAAERVMLHAEHLVVTHPHTGRKLDLRAPFPKDFQALLRKLRAGAKAVDKSPGPVGAGRKAKQTRRPA, encoded by the coding sequence ATGCGGGCCGACAAGGCGCTCGCGGCCGCCTTTCCCGAGTTCAGCCGCGCCGCGATCCAGCGAACCTTTGACGCGGGACTAGTGAGGCGAGGGGAGAGCGTGCTCTCGAAGGACACGATGCTTCTTCCCGAAGATGCGCTGGCATTCTCGTTCCCTGAAAATCGAACGCTGGAGCTGCGGCCGGTTGAGATTCCGCTGGAGATCCTCTTTGAGGATGAGCACATCCTTGCGATCAACAAGGCAGCGGGCATGGTGGTGCACCCGGGTGCGGGCACGGGGGAGGACACGCTTGTGCATGCGCTGCTCGCACATTGCGCGGGCTCGCTGAGCGGGATTGGCGGGGTGGAGCGTCCCGGCATTGTTCACCGCCTCGATCGTGAGACCTCGGGAGTGATGCTTGTGGCGAAGACCGACGCCGCGCACCGTGCGCTGAGCGCCCAGTTTTCAGAGAGGGCGCTGCGGAAGGAATACCTCGCGCTCGTGCAGGGTGTGCCGCCGCTGCTCAGCGGCGGCATTGTCAAACCGATTGGACGGAATCCCCAGCATCGTCACAAGATGGCGATCCGGGAAACATCCGAGGGAGGACGCGATGCCCACACGGATTGGGAGCGGGTGGAGGCGTTTGGCGGGCACGCGGCTCTGCTTCGTTGCATCATACACACGGGCCGCACGCACCAGATCCGCGTGCATCTCAAGCATCTCGGACATGTCATCGTCGGCGATGCGGTGTACGGGTGGAAACCCGATCTGCGACATCCTGAGCTCGCGGCGGAGCGAGTGATGCTGCATGCGGAGCACCTGGTGGTGACCCATCCCCACACCGGGCGGAAACTGGATTTGAGGGCTCCGTTTCCGAAGGATTTTCAGGCATTGCTTAGGAAGCTTCGAGCCGGGGCGAAAGCGGTTGACAAGTCACCTGGGCCCGTGGGTGCCGGGCGGAAAGCAAAGCAAACCCGAAGACCTGCGTAG
- a CDS encoding alkaline phosphatase family protein — MQSKLRTLLIGLAVIGSPIAAIAAEQTDRALVVVISLDQFRADYLKRFRPFFGPRGFNLLLNEGAVYSDCHFKHAYTITGPGHAVMLSGTYPNTHGIIDNDWIDRTTLLGTNCVSDPSVSIVGRTFSGKPPEGRSPRNLMVTTVGDEYKLARGGRRKVIGIANKDRAAILMAGHLADAAYFMQEGSFVSSTYYMNTVPGWVANWNRAAKADAYFGRVWDRILPPAAYEIQGPDDMEGEFTGAGLGRTFPKTVNGGDSKPGGAFYSALGSTPFASELLADFARTAITRENLGKRGVTDILCLGFSVPDAIGHNYGPNSQEVMDNAVRTDRILAELFEFLDGWVGLNRCTIILTADHGAAPLPEYIQASGRPVPSGRIRFRDVARAEEAALNARFGPLADNGAWLVDYGLIQPSALKEKNLHAAEVEAVMRDAALTLPWVQAAYTRTQLEQGEVHDRIGHQVLLSFNKERSGNLLVIVKPYYFQKSGMGISHGSPYNYDTHVPLLWYGVGVPRGEHTERVGVDDLAPTLSHLLGLPAPPKANGRVLF, encoded by the coding sequence ATGCAATCCAAGCTTCGCACCCTCCTGATCGGACTGGCCGTCATCGGTTCCCCGATCGCGGCAATTGCTGCTGAACAGACCGACCGCGCGCTCGTCGTCGTGATCAGCCTCGATCAGTTCCGCGCCGACTACCTGAAACGATTCCGCCCGTTCTTCGGCCCGCGGGGTTTCAACCTGCTGCTCAATGAAGGCGCTGTCTATTCGGACTGCCATTTCAAGCATGCGTACACAATCACGGGACCCGGCCACGCAGTCATGCTCAGCGGCACGTACCCAAACACTCACGGCATCATCGACAACGACTGGATCGACCGCACCACGCTGCTCGGCACAAATTGCGTCTCGGATCCTTCTGTGTCGATCGTCGGACGCACCTTCTCCGGCAAGCCGCCGGAAGGCCGGTCACCGCGCAACCTGATGGTCACCACAGTGGGCGACGAGTACAAGCTCGCGCGCGGCGGCAGGCGGAAGGTCATCGGAATCGCCAACAAGGATCGCGCCGCAATCCTCATGGCCGGGCACCTCGCCGACGCCGCGTACTTCATGCAGGAGGGCTCGTTTGTCTCCTCAACCTACTACATGAACACGGTGCCCGGCTGGGTCGCCAACTGGAACCGCGCCGCGAAAGCGGATGCCTATTTCGGCAGGGTGTGGGACCGTATTCTTCCGCCCGCCGCCTACGAAATCCAGGGACCGGATGACATGGAAGGCGAATTCACGGGAGCCGGACTTGGCCGCACATTTCCCAAAACGGTCAATGGTGGAGACTCGAAACCCGGCGGCGCGTTCTACTCAGCCCTCGGATCAACGCCGTTCGCCAGCGAGCTGCTTGCCGACTTTGCCAGGACCGCCATCACGCGCGAGAACCTCGGCAAGCGCGGTGTCACCGACATCCTCTGCCTCGGCTTCTCCGTTCCCGACGCAATCGGACACAACTACGGACCAAACAGCCAGGAAGTCATGGACAACGCGGTGCGCACCGACCGGATACTCGCGGAGCTCTTTGAATTCCTCGACGGCTGGGTGGGATTGAACCGTTGCACAATCATTCTCACCGCCGATCACGGAGCCGCGCCCCTGCCCGAATACATTCAGGCGTCCGGACGTCCCGTGCCGAGCGGTCGCATTCGCTTTCGCGATGTCGCCCGCGCGGAGGAGGCAGCGCTCAACGCGCGTTTCGGCCCTCTCGCCGACAACGGGGCATGGCTCGTCGACTACGGGCTGATCCAGCCTTCGGCGTTGAAGGAAAAAAATCTTCATGCCGCGGAAGTCGAGGCGGTGATGCGCGATGCGGCGCTCACGCTGCCATGGGTCCAGGCCGCCTACACGAGAACCCAACTCGAACAAGGCGAGGTGCATGACCGGATCGGACACCAGGTGCTGCTGAGCTTCAACAAGGAGCGCAGCGGCAACCTGCTCGTCATTGTGAAACCCTACTACTTCCAGAAATCCGGCATGGGCATTTCACATGGTTCGCCGTACAACTACGACACGCACGTGCCATTGCTCTGGTACGGCGTGGGCGTGCCGCGCGGCGAGCACACCGAACGCGTTGGCGTCGATGATCTGGCTCCAACTCTTTCGCATCTGCTCGGGCTCCCCGCGCCTCCCAAAGCAAACGGCAGGGTGCTCTTCTGA